The nucleotide window CATCAGTTTCAATAAATTAAGTTGCATTATGAATCTATATTACTGTAGAATTAAAACTTACatgtcagttttttttttttattagtcGAAGATAAGATTACAAGTAAAATTTAACTAGatatattcaaatatatatacatgttttgaGTTTATTCGGTCGATTATGCTTCATATATTCAAGTGTTGGTCCCTATACAGCTATTAGGTGtatctatattatatatatcaaCTCGATATCCATATGATGAATCATACGgattttatttatgaaaattaaaaaccGCGATCATACAACTAGTTCACTGTCGTACAAGACTGTTAAAGCTTTCAATAGACGGGAATGGTAGACTCTTGCACTCGGATCCAGCAGAGACGAAAATATTATAGTAGCAAACTTTGCTCCATGCAAATATAAGAGTGACAAGAGACGAAAGAAAATCATTACCGGACTCATACAAGCTACTATCCCTGTAAAAATGTTGAGTGATATAATTCTCACCTCCTAACAGGATTTCCACCACGAGTGGGTGGCTCGTATGCGTTTCCAGATCGACCAGGAGGTGTTGCAGATCCATAAGGTCCATTATTCAGGGGTGCTGCTTGTACGTGTTGCATGCCAAGACTTCTAGTTGCTGCATCATAGGTTGCACCCCGGGATGGATCATTTACAGGTCCTCTTTGAGTGTCATAGCCAGCTCCTCTTTGTGCATCATAGACATGGGTTCTTTGACCGTCATAACTGGGTCCTTTCTGTGCATTGTAAGCAGGCACCCTTTGTGATTCATAACCACTCACTCTTGACAAATCATAGGCAGGCCCTCTAGACATCTCGTAGGTGGACCTCATAGATGCAGGTCCAGACCCAGACTGAGTTCCACCGTAAACAGAAGCGGCACCTGCATTTGCACCAGTAGCAGCAGGTGGTAGAGCACCATGTCTCTATAATGCAGAATGAGAAAATGTCATTAATCTACAACACAGAATTAGCAGAAGAAAATACGGTCATCAATAAATTGAATCGTGGACACATTGGAATTAGCAACCGCATATTACAATGGAGGCAGACAAGTGGGAAGAACTCTACTGCTGTTTGTGCGTTTAATGTTTCATACTTTCAAATGCTAACTAATCCATGTTTCTATAAATAAGCATCAACTTTGATAGATTGCAATTTATCCTAAAACAGCAGAAAGTTCTGCAGTTAGATATCTAAATTTTACAGGGTTTTTTTTCAATGTGCAGAGATCCATACTACCAGTTGCACACATACTCACAAGTCACAACCCATTCATGTTTCACACACAGATTCATGCCTGTCATGGAAGATTACACACCTGGTGAATACCATAACTATCTTCATATGCATTTTGTCCCACAGGATGTCCGGAAGCATCATTCTCATTGTTTCCAGTGGCACCACCATATTGCCCAACTGCAATTTGTTGCCATATATGAGCCATCTACATTGGTAATAAGgggtaaaaaaattcaaaatctcAAAAAGGAAAAGATCAGAAGAAAGGATACCAGTTCTTCTGTCAACATTAGAAGCATTCATCAGCTCTGCTCTAAGCTTCTCCACTTCCCTAGTCATGGTCATATAATTTTTCTCCATCACCTGAAGTGATTCAAGGTGATCATTGTAAAGTTTCTTCTCATAGTCAAATGTCGCCCTGCATGATCAAGAATAGGTCATCACATAATTGTGACCCAAGGAACAACAAATCCAGAAAGAAAGATCTGAAAGAACTTTAACTGAATGACCAGGCATGTTCAGAGAGgagaagaagaaaggaaaaacGTTTTCAAAACAAACTACAGCAGACTTCCAAACAATAGGGAAAAAAAGTTTTAGTATTAATTTCCTGTTCAATACCAGCCACTCTTTCTTAATCTTTCTCAACTTTGCTCCAAAAACACCCATAGACAAGAGCACAACAAAAACCTGCAATGCTGATATTCCTGTCTGAGGCTCTCAAGTTCTGCCATCAGAGCTGGTATCCGTTGCACATCTACATGGGCTCTCTGAAGATCTTGATTTAATTGATGCACTTTGGACAAAAGTTCTTCCCTAGCTAAAACCAAATTCTGAGCTTCAGAGTGTGCCTGCTGCAACTCTACCTTAACAGGCTCAGCTGCTTGCAGTTCTGCTTCCATCTTAGCTATTTTATCCGTAAGGCTCCTCATTTGTTGTTCTCTTTCAGATGTTACAGCTCCTATCTGAGCATGCAAGATCTGCAACTCATGCTGTGCAGCAGCAAGTTCCTGTCTCAATGTCCCATGGGTAGCAGCAATTCTCTGGTTTTCTGTACCAAGTCTCTGCATCTCTACATGCTGTGCAGCAAGCTTTTGTTCCATGATTTCTGGAGGTGGCAACATATCAAAATGTGCAAAAGGACCTGGACGGGGAGGAATTCCTGGACCAAATGGGTCAGAATGTACCATGCCAGGTCCAGGGAGAGGACGCCTCAGATGAGGGGGTGGAATTCGACCTTTACTTCCCATTTTTAGTGGCTACTGTATGACCTGTGCAAAGAAATACAACTTATAGGAACACTGCTTCTCTCCACTTTGATTGACTTCATTAAGAAACTTGAAAACTACTCATGCATCATGTGACATGAATAACAATTGGATATTGATGCAATGCTGTGGGATTTTAGTACATACATGCAACACAACACAGTCAAGGAACAAAAAATACAATTGAACCTATAATCCAACTTAAACTCACAAAAACATTAAGGAATCTGTAGAAGATTTCATTAAATAATACTTATTATCAAAGTGATTACTCCCTTGCGGTATCCTAGTCCATTTCATTTTGCTCATACAGTTTTAAAATTGAAAGAATATTCTATCATAACAATGTCCAGTATATTAGATATAAAGTTTATCCACAGCAGTAATTTACCAAATAACAATCATATAAATAATCACATGCCATAAAGAGAACATCAAAGCTTATAACATACAGTGAAAGGATTCTTATCTACAACTAAAGTGGTTAGCCTGGCCAACAGCAATGGGAATTACTTGCTGGTTTCCATATCAATATCACTGTCGCTCAATAGTGTAAGCAGTCAGGCTCTTGCCAAATTCAAAATAAGGCCTTCTATAACTACCACTACATCCAGCTATCTTCCAAATCTTATTCTAAGGTATGTTCCTctggaacaaattgaagtcaaatACCCGTCACAGAAGGTCTGGGAATTGCTTCcaggaaaaagaaaagagtggTCCATTGAGTCTATCTTTGAGTTTAGAGTCAGACAATTAGCTAGGGATTATGTTGTCTTGAGTTCACTATAAAGTCATGGAAATTCCGTTGTCATATTTCTACTTTCTTCTCTCGACTACTACTATGATGCTTCAAGGGATGATTCACAGCACAAGGGTAAAACCATGAGTTTATTTCCTTGTCATTCCAATGCTTCAGAAAATTCTAGCAATCTTCCTCCGATATCCGACCCTCTTTGGATTCCTATCCCTGTCGCTAAGTTCCTACTGTAAACCTTAAAAAGCTGTATTCTATAAGCAGGAAGGCTTCTACAAATCTGCCCTACGTCAGAAACTGCTTTCCCGCTATAAGTGATGGTAAGTAAGAATCATGCAATCGACTATAACTTCAACCAAAATGAAACACAGGCATGGTATCTTTCATTATGTTTGAAACGCAAAGCATAACTTCCTAAGTCCAAAGAAAGCTATTAAAATTCTACAGGTTTGAATGACATTCTCCATTTTAAAACCCCTGCACATAGATATAGACACATACAAACACATTTAGATAAGCAACTACAAAGAGCTATCTGTCTAATGGCAGTATCACTTAACTGAATTAATCATATTTTTTTctactaaaattaaaaaaagaatccAAAAAATACAACAATTTTCGTGCATAAGAAAGAAAGAATGTAAGTTTCATTCATTCAAAACTAACAATAATTGTTAAATATTCAGAGATTCATTGCAAAATCCAACCGTCGAATGTGATTTTATGatcatttatataattaattttcagTATCGAAATATCAACAATAGATTGGAGAGCTTGAATTCGAGTAATTAGTAATGTTTCTTATCGTAAAGCTAAACCCTAGAAACAATTAAAAAGAACATCATCAAAACTTTTAAATACAAAAGATACAGAAAATTCAGCAACGATATGGAATTTGGGGATACCTGAAGCAAGCAAATCGTCCTTAAGATAGATTGTGGCGGCAGATATTTCCGATCCAAGGGAATAATACAACTCCTCTATGAATTGTTTCACTTTTTATTTTCTCTGAAATGAAATTCAAATTTCCTTTTGCGGCGTCGTTTCATTTCAACTGTCTTTTTAAACATTCTAGCTTAGCCAGCCTTTAAAAGGATTAGTTTTCAGTGACTTGACAAACCAGTAATTTCGATACataaatatgaattttgatttaatacgaaatttgatatataaattacgatttagtgTAATTATATATTTGAAACTTGAAATTTAGTTCACATGTATAGATGAaactttatttattattcaattatacacatttaaaaaataaatacatattatttgtatatgtaatatatcaacataaaaataattagttatTTGTGAAAATTCAATATATGAAGATAAAATTACagaaatcaaaattcatatatgaCATACATATtagatataattttaatatttatcctaaaaattaaataatttaagtttaaatttaaagtaattgaattaaaaatgacTCTAAAAAATTGAACTCGaatcttaaaataaaattattgagaaaaattattaaaacccGAATGAAATTGATAATAATACAGAAAAAGAATCTAAATATAGAGTTCTGCATCAattcatatttaaatttaataactaTTTTGAATAGTGCAAAACAAATTAACAAAGTTATCTTATGATACAAGTTTTATCATAGTATACAAAATGCAATTGATAGCTAACTTGGATTCCtccattttataataataattattatcaaaagttgacattaatatcataattAGATTCTTGTTCtgaattttaaattgaattttggttagaatgTTGAATTAATtctaattatgattattttaaactACTAGTCTTAAATTGAAACCAAAGAAAGGAGATTAAAACTGGGCCTACCAACTTAACCAAATTTCAACATTTTGTACCAAAAGCAATATAGCTGCTGTTGTTTTGTTGTGAAGCAACTTAGTTATTACTCAGTTGCATCACAAAGCAATAGCTGACTTAACTATAATTTCCACTATCAAATTATCCACTTCATCTAACTCATAATTCATACCAATCAAATCGTTAACAAAATTAAAACCAAAAGAAAATGCCAACATTTCTAAAACAGAAAACACTCCTTTTCTATAttttttacattaaattaataaaaatatagagaGAGTTTAAAATCTTAAACCATAAAATAGAAAATACTAAAATGAAAGTCTAACACATAATTTGTTGATGTATTcccaaaatattaataaattcatatacaaataaataaggTAAATGTATTACGGAGGTCTCTATATTAaaagttagattgtattttgtttTTGTGTACCTCGTGTTGATGTACATGGATCAATTTTAACAGTAAAATTTAATAGAATTTTTAACATAAAGACCAATTTACTTTTTGATATAATATACAAAGATTAACTCATCTTTTTTTTAGTGAAAGGGACAAAATGTAATTCGATTTCTAGCATGACTATATAATTCTTTTACCAAATAAATGGTTAAATATGTTACAAAAAGTTttcttttttaagttttttatgCCTTTGGCTAAGTTTAGAATTTATCTTCTTACTTTTTTTCTATTCATTATTTTTCTGAATACATCTTTTATTGGTACTCATAAAATACTGGATCATTCATCCAATAACACAAATGAATATACAATTATTTAGCATTTCGCATTTTCAAACCAAGTAAAACATGATGTCCCCTTAccaaatacaatataataaaacagcaaaataattaccgggaaataagaaaaatattgCCATGGGGGAACATATTTCTTAAAGAATCAAAACTCTATCTAAACATAATGAAAATGGAAGGTTGCTGATAGTTTTAGTCCATTAATGAAGAAGGTGGACCTTCATTATGGATTTGATGACTCTCTTTCTCGGAGGTTGATCGACAAAGTTGCTCGATTGTGCTCGTCACATTGGCCATGGAAGGACGCTTATCGGGGTATTGAGCAGTGCAATCAATGGCAAGTTGTAAGAGTTGGACCATATCTTCCTCAACATTGGGGTCTCTTAGAAGTTCGAGGTCGAACACCTCGGCTGTCCATTCCTCTCGAACTACGGATTGGACCCATCTTGGGAGGTCTACACCGTCCTCATTCAGTAAGGTATGTGTAGGTGCCTTTCCCGTAAGTAATTCTAGAAGCAATATACCGAAGCTGTAGACATCGGCTTTTTGAGATACTTTACGAGTATCGGTTACTTCCGGAGCACGGTAGCCATCAACACGGTTGGGATTCGATGTGGGGCCAGCAAACTGAGCAAGACCGAAATCGGATACACGAGCTTCGTAGGATGTAGTGAGTAGGATATTTGAGGATTTGATGTTTCCATGTGAGATTAATGGTCCCTTGGAATGGAGGTATGTAATGCCTCTAGCTGCTCCAAGTGCAATGCTTGACCGTGTGTCCCAATTCAATGGTGTCCTACCAGCTCCTTTGTTGCCTGAATAACAAAAAAACACAACATATATATGTTAGACAACAGTATATTACTATCTTTACACCATAGTGAGCTATAAGAGATACTGACCATGCAAAAGTGCAGACAAGCTTCCCATGGGCATGTAATCATAAACAAGAAGCTTCTCATCCCCACTGAAGTAATAGGCCCTTAACGGGACCAAGTTGTGGTGATCCATGGCTCCGACAGCCACCATTTTTGCCTCGAGTTCCTTCTCTGGCACCGCCACATCCTTAATCCTCTTCACTGCAACAACCAACCCCATCTCCAATGTGGCCTTATAGGTTGTCCCAAATGTTCCCTTCCCTAACACCTCTGCTGAAGCTCTCAACAAATTGTCCAGATCGAACACCTCGGCCCCCGTCCGGAAAAATGACAAGCTCTTCTTACCTTTACCACTGCTCTTTGCATCCTTTTTGACAACCCCAGATAAGCCATTACCTGTATTATTATTATGGTGATGATTATGATCATTCTCCATTGATACCACCTTATCTCCAGGAATTTCAACCTCAGCCTGTTTTGAAGGGCCAATGTCCCTTGCCTGAGCCTCCATTTTCTTACCACTTCTCCTTCTACATAAACATATCAAGAGAACCAAAATCAATATAAAAGCAATCACGGAACCAATAACGATACCAGCAATGGCTCCCCCTGAAAGTTCACTATCACTACTATCAGTCCCATTACATGAAAGTTCCAATGGCTTCCCACATAAAGCATTCCCTTGAAAAGCAGTCTTTGGTTTGTTTGATAATCCTTTTGGGATTGACCCATCTAACTGATTTAAAGAAACATTGAATTGTACAAGTGAAGGCAAATCAATATCTGGTAATGAACCAGATAATTGATTGTTCTCCAAATACAAAGTACCCAACCTGGTCAAATTGTTAACACTCTCAGGGATCGAACCAGTGAAATTATTATCTGCAAGGTTAAGTCTAACCAGGTTCTGCAAAGTGAACAAAAACACAGGAATTTCACCAGAAAATCCATTGCCTTGCAAATAGAGGTTTCTAAGGGAAGTAAGCTTGGGAAAATCAAATGGGATTGGCCCAAAAAGAGCATTGAAACGAAGAGAAAGTGATTGAAGCTGAGTTAAGTTGCCAATGGCAATAGGAAGCTTGCCTGATAGTCCCATTCCAGGCAATCTTAACTCCACTACTCTGTTACCGCTACAGTATACACCAGTCCAATTACATGGGCTGCTCGACAGATTCCATAGAAGTAAGCGTCCACCAACAGCTTTTCGAAGAGCCACTAAAGCTGCCTTGTCGGAAGCTAGATCTGAGCTTACACTGACCAACAATGTTGTTATCCATAACAAGGTTGAAGAGAAAGACATCATCAGTTTCATTATTTTGCTTGCTGTAAGTAAAACAATGGCAGAACAAACAGTATAGGAAAACTGGGTTTCAGCagttaaaagatttgaagatggatttcATAGAAcactttattattttctttctgCTGATGATGCTAACTTATGGAAATTgatgaatttcatgaatttggtTTGAAGGGAAAAAAATGAAACTTAAGGCTGTTGATCAACATTAATTATTAAAACCCTGTAGTGAAAGCACTGGATTTGAGTTGGCAACTTGGCTCTTTCATTATTATATATATCTGTAAGGAAATAATTAAGTGATTGTCGTGTAAATTAAGGCATTGCATTTCCTAATTGTATTACAATGGCTAATCTCCAAATATTTTTTTGGGAGGGTTTGTAACGTTAATATATCAGATTTAAAAAATTCAGCTTCCGGacaaatatttgaaattttgtattaTATTTAACTATAGGTTAACGTTATAATTTTTTTCAactttcatcacaaaattttaatattttttaatctaTATCCTAgaatcttttatttttagattttaatttttatgaaaattttgaaattttagttaacAACCTTATCCCTTTTTCATGATACCCttcaacttaaatttttttttttattttggcttctttataaaatttatgtGGTTTGTTAAAAGTGTCCatacattaaaattttaacaggCCATTAAGTTGGTAAGTTGGCACGCCAAATGCTGGTTTGATTAAACATATGGAAATTcacctttaaaaaaaaattataagaaataatAGAGAAAATAGAGTTATCCATAGATTAGACCATCCGACTCGACTTGAAAGTCTGCTCGAAAAATAAGAAAGTTTAGACAAAATAAAACTCATTTAGAAAATAAATTGCGCTTCGGTAATTTTTTTTGGGCTCGATCTCTGcccaaatttgtaataaaaaaaacctgcttattttccatgttttgttattatttttccactgttttactaccatttcactattatgttatcactattttgttgttaatataacacttgttttattgttaattttgctactattttagaggtatttgcttgttaaattgcatttatattaatgttatttaaatataaagattttttaaaatttattttcaatttgttgggaaacatttattttaatattttgagtGTATCtgctttattatatattttaaatttcttgtataaaaataaaaattaaaaaaaattaatactgAGTCAAGTCAAACtcgagttttaacatttttatttgggtcagatttggacaaaaatttaaaCCCATTTTTTGGCTGAATCGAGCCTATCAATTGGAcctaaaaattggtaccaaaacGGTCCGTTAAACCAATGAGGGCTATTAGTGAAACGGTGCACATAGGTTATTATACAACTCTAAGGGACTGTTGCTTTCCTGTTTAGCCACCTATCAATACTGCATGGTGGTTATGTTTTTGGACAATCAATTTCTGAAACTGTTTTTTCCTTCTCTCGTGCTCTccttctctctctctttctctagCTGTCTTTTCTCTCTCAATTTCTATACGGTATCACATTGTCAAAGAAACCATTAAGGAATGGAAAGGCGAAGTTCACGGTTGTCCCTTTCATGGCAGTGCACATTATCGATCTTTGAAAGAACCAGAGAGAAATAGGAATACGACTAAGAACATCAAGCGCAACGGGGATATCAGTCTCGATGACATCATCGAGATTACTAGGGTAATAAGACCGAGATCAATGGTTAAGGAGATACAGGGCATGTGTGTTTCCATTGATAGCAAAGACCCCAGGAATTTGCAACAATGTACCTTTGGAGTGAGcaattttgttttttaattttagattttgttaaaatttaaggttttaaagaatttatagatatttttattgtaacacccctaacccgtatccatcaccagaatagggttacgaggtattaccgaacttatacattagcatttgtacaaaaccgagtcataaatttgcatttcaaatcaaaacttttcaaatttcatcaaaaagtccctaatatgggcctatgggacccaatacatgctttagaaatggttGGGGACTATACtggcaactttgaaaatttatccTTGAAAATAGAGGCACGCGCTCGTATGgcttgggacatggccgtgtggccagcccgtggggatcccatggccgtgtggccagcccgtgtggaattctgacttgaaatttctcaagtatcaaaggggcacacggcctgggcacacgcccatgtggctaggttgtgtggtaaactgatttttcaccatttttaagccattttcacttgattttgacacacgaccatgcttgaAACCCGGGTTCTTCACATGAccaagacacacggccatgtcttttgcccgtgtactatcctgacttcatatttaaggatgcaggggacacacggtcatttcACACACCCGTGGGATGtctgtgtgtcatacacggcttagacacacgcccgtgtgtcttacccgtgtggacgaaataaggccatttcctagccctatttctcacccaaacttaacCATTTTCATACATGAAAACTTACAAGTATATACCAACCAATTTAACCAATTTCCATCTTTCAATCTAACATTTCCAACTTTTAAACATACCTTAAAGCTTACCTTTACATTGGTTTGTAAATCATGTTTTATGAAAGGTGATTTGTATTTTATTGAACATGAACATACCATATTACCTCAAAATAcatattactagccattccaatggctaggttgtAAACAAACCTATTACTTCATCATTTGGCCTcaaaagcttatacatgccattatgacaAAATAGATTTATCAGTTTTACCAAAATGAAAGGATTGACAGCTTGATGATAGCTCCGACCcaattccaaccttcacgagctttgagcactataaaacaggaaaaatataaacctagtaagcattaatacttagtaagttcatataaccaaacTACACTTACCATTCATATATAACAAGTAAATCACACATAAGGCAATTTATCCATCAATTTAGCAAACTAGCAAATATGGCCTATACACAATCATTCAACCAAATTGGTTAGTACAAAAACATTATtttgcatagatgag belongs to Gossypium arboreum isolate Shixiya-1 chromosome 7, ASM2569848v2, whole genome shotgun sequence and includes:
- the LOC108461315 gene encoding protein FLX-like 2 isoform X2: MGSKGRIPPPHLRRPLPGPGMVHSDPFGPGIPPRPGPFAHFDMLPPPEIMEQKLAAQHVEMQRLGTENQRIAATHGTLRQELAAAQHELQILHAQIGAVTSEREQQMRSLTDKIAKMEAELQAAEPVKVELQQAHSEAQNLVLAREELLSKVHQLNQDLQRAHVDVQRIPALMAELESLRQEYQHCRATFDYEKKLYNDHLESLQVMEKNYMTMTREVEKLRAELMNASNVDRRTVGQYGGATGNNENDASGHPVGQNAYEDSYGIHQRHGALPPAATGANAGAASVYGGTQSGSGPASMRSTYEMSRGPAYDLSRVSGYESQRVPAYNAQKGPSYDGQRTHVYDAQRGAGYDTQRGPVNDPSRGATYDAATRSLGMQHVQAAPLNNGPYGSATPPGRSGNAYEPPTRGGNPVRSLLL
- the LOC108461315 gene encoding protein FLX-like 2 isoform X3 gives rise to the protein MGSKGRIPPPHLRRPLPGPGMVHSDPFGPGIPPRPGPFAHFDMLPPPEIMEQKLAAQHVEMQRLGTENQRIAATHGTLRQELAAAQHELQILHAQIGAVTSEREQQMRSLTDKIAKMEAELQAAEPVKVELQQAHSEAQNLVLAREELLSKVHQLNQDLQRAHVDVQRIPALMAELESLRQEYQHCRATFDYEKKLYNDHLESLQVMEKNYMTMTREVEKLRAELMNASNVDRRTVGQYGGATGNNENDASGHPVGQNAYEDSYGIHQRHGALPPAATGANAGAASVYGGTQSGSGPASMRSTYEMSRGPAYDLSRVSGYESQRVPAYNAQKGPSYDGQRTHVYDAQRGAGYDTQRGPVNDPSRGATYDAATRSLGMQHVQAAPLNNGPYGSATPPGRSGNAYEPPTRGGNPVRR
- the LOC108461315 gene encoding protein FLX-like 2 isoform X1, producing MGSKGRIPPPHLRRPLPGPGMVHSDPFGPGIPPRPGPFAHFDMLPPPEIMEQKLAAQHVEMQRLGTENQRIAATHGTLRQELAAAQHELQILHAQIGAVTSEREQQMRSLTDKIAKMEAELQAAEPVKVELQQAHSEAQNLVLAREELLSKVHQLNQDLQRAHVDVQRIPALMAELESLRQEYQHCRATFDYEKKLYNDHLESLQVMEKNYMTMTREVEKLRAELMNASNVDRRTVGQYGGATGNNENDASGHPVGQNAYEDSYGIHQRHGALPPAATGANAGAASVYGGTQSGSGPASMRSTYEMSRGPAYDLSRVSGYESQRVPAYNAQKGPSYDGQRTHVYDAQRGAGYDTQRGPVNDPSRGATYDAATRSLGMQHVQAAPLNNGPYGSATPPGRSGNAYEPPTRGGNPVRRRLKVGQLKMVHTGFGGESCKMERKILSPWFDGRRIRGLKDNVGRPQ
- the LOC108483367 gene encoding probable inactive receptor kinase At5g16590, which codes for MKLMMSFSSTLLWITTLLVSVSSDLASDKAALVALRKAVGGRLLLWNLSSSPCNWTGVYCSGNRVVELRLPGMGLSGKLPIAIGNLTQLQSLSLRFNALFGPIPFDFPKLTSLRNLYLQGNGFSGEIPVFLFTLQNLVRLNLADNNFTGSIPESVNNLTRLGTLYLENNQLSGSLPDIDLPSLVQFNVSLNQLDGSIPKGLSNKPKTAFQGNALCGKPLELSCNGTDSSDSELSGGAIAGIVIGSVIAFILILVLLICLCRRRSGKKMEAQARDIGPSKQAEVEIPGDKVVSMENDHNHHHNNNTGNGLSGVVKKDAKSSGKGKKSLSFFRTGAEVFDLDNLLRASAEVLGKGTFGTTYKATLEMGLVVAVKRIKDVAVPEKELEAKMVAVGAMDHHNLVPLRAYYFSGDEKLLVYDYMPMGSLSALLHGNKGAGRTPLNWDTRSSIALGAARGITYLHSKGPLISHGNIKSSNILLTTSYEARVSDFGLAQFAGPTSNPNRVDGYRAPEVTDTRKVSQKADVYSFGILLLELLTGKAPTHTLLNEDGVDLPRWVQSVVREEWTAEVFDLELLRDPNVEEDMVQLLQLAIDCTAQYPDKRPSMANVTSTIEQLCRSTSEKESHQIHNEGPPSSLMD